One genomic window of Denticeps clupeoides chromosome 14, fDenClu1.1, whole genome shotgun sequence includes the following:
- the LOC114803339 gene encoding pleckstrin homology domain-containing family G member 3 isoform X8, which produces MGTVGRVKGRNWGMRPELDVFTLRAVWEDRKLLNGLNRRVSRLFESPRLSTGSISSNERASTATLSDCSDHPNGQRPVSLVSTLSSGSGSSRDEGPASINPASGPSGGDDIDLELCPSGGGGESQEGRSQRFAQQNNNNAAGSQPLASLSPFAVKAMAPNPSLTYVDRVVMEIIESERMYVRDLRSIVEDYLAQIIDTGDLPIRPEQVCALFGNIEDIYEFNSELLQALDMCDNDPVAIARCFVLKSEYFEIYTQYCTNYPNSVAALTECMRNKILAKFFRDRQAALKRSLPLGSYLLKPVQRILKYHLLLQEIAKHFDPEEDGYEVVEEAIYTMTGVGWYINDMKRKHEHAVRLQEVQSLLINWKGPDLTTYGELVLEGTFRVHRAKNERTLFLFDRMLLITKRRGEHYVYKTFITCSTLMLIESAKDSLCFSVTHYKHPKQPHTVQAKTVEERKLWTHHIKRLILENHQAIIPQKAKEAILEMDSIYRKYRYSPERMKKAVSCQSDEFPNGRQGRRQSEPSKQILKSTKAVLKDEDGNDVVGEFKQENGESTGKEDQACRTETCTPEQGPEDKPDVEISATAAPAETAIKASDEPICSQNDAEHRVDLENAKEQVLEAFPMSQQDETPALSSEDEDEGEAEVLSPEREPSSILPPSVLDQAGAIAEHFICHTRRSSLAADDVRSLGCPSPRQPSRTGSILSLGGEAQDRGQRLNSTSSDALGISVTQDILAGPDQTFLSPRDDYPFEAERSIYRRRDSILSRQEQLLIDKIKSYYENAEHQDASFGLKRRESLTYIPTGLVRNSVTRLNSIPKDESMEKKVSSLLLASSVVNVSTPTDGDHIVFSASFDSLDFSKKQDSDLEESTNYSQLGKTRSQSLKEASVQDEEFIPSSDMIKVWQEMEREVTKSQAVARGHQKLKELSPGPSRRCQFSTRSMDTERIDPLLVNEESDLSTITEESGSPSPNKERPKGVWRTASLNEPLQPWSNEGRLLRVPVPRVIQLRAEADMEEGRGEPDDCDSESAQNNKVFHLARKYSQRIKCSNPVVRQRSQDAESILGKRNLPCVLEENPEKESKDKTSLTLSLVPQDKMNQQGLNTRAHGSSPSPAQTPSSLGSPRVLSPGRAHAKSPLSPTPLEGFIWPDVRELRSKYASSDAAASHMAAVGRSHSVPEKMVDGGLRRRSSYSSSLVCESTAHRPHPNPDPEEGHVRQHRTGSLDQKLSRLHLSELENKIPVGSGYYVSGEATLANDKKMVVLEKSPAEPAAQPRAEKEDHDDKYVQIRSPTTREKISIMAVIDRCRAYQESEEYKLREEGVAKAEPTPRNVRGKELEKIQLDDAPKTAIDKKAEASQQGVVKNLREKFLNLR; this is translated from the exons ATGGGGACCGTGGGGCGGGTTAAGGGTCGGAACTGGGGGATGCGACCGGAATTAGACGTTTTTACCCTGAGGGCCGTTTGGGAGGATCGGAAACTCCTGAACGGCTTGAACCGCAGGGTCTCACGTTTGTTTG AATCCCCTCGGTTGTCCACCGGCTCCATCAGCAGCAATGAACGGGCGTCCACAGCAACGCTCTCTGACTGTTCGGACCACCCGAACGGACAGCGGCCAGTAAGCCTGGTCTCCACCCTCTCCTCGGGCTCCGGCTCTTCCCGTGACGAGGGCCCCGCCTCCATAAATCCCGCTTCGGGGCCGTCCGGTGGGGACGACATTGACCTGGAGCTTTGCCCATCGGGGGGCGGCGGCGAGTCCCAGGAGGGTCGCTCCCAGAGGTTCGCGcagcagaacaacaacaacgcGGCCGGCAGCCAGCCACTGGCCTCCCTCTCGCCCTTCGCCGTTAAAGCCATGGCCCCCAACCCCAGCCTCACCTACGTGGACCGGGTGGTCATGGAGATCATTGAGTCCGAGCGCATGTACGTGAGGGACCTGCGGAGTATCGTGGAG GATTACCTGGCACAGATCATTGACACGGGGGACCTACCAATCCGACCTGAACAAGTGTGTGCGCTCTTTGGCAATATCGAGGACATCTATGAGTTTAATAG tgAGCTGCTGCAGGCGTTGGACATGTGTGACAACGACCCCGTGGCCATCGCCCGGTGCTTTGTGCTCAAG AGTGAGTACTTTGAGATCTACACACAGTACTGCACTAACTACCCAAA CTCGGTGGCAGCTCTGACTGAGTGCATGCGGAATAAAATCCTGGCCAAGTTCTTCCGAGACCGTCAGGCTGCCCTAAAACGCTCGCTGCCGCTGGGCTCGTACCTGCTGAAGCCTGTACAGAGGATCCTGAAGTACCACCTGCTACTGCAG GAGATTGCTAAGCACTTTGACCCTGAAGAGGATGGTTATGAGGTGGTGGAGGAAGCTATCTATACCATGACTGGTGTTGGATGGTACATCAATGACATGAAGAGGAAGCATGAGCACGCAGTTCGCTTGCAG GAGGTGCAGTCTCTTCTCATCAACTGGAAGGGACCTGATCTGACCACCTACGGGGAGCTTGTGCTGGAGGGCACCTTCCGAGTCCACCGTGCCAAGAACGAGCGCACCCTCTTCCTCTTTGACCGGATGCTGCTTATAACCAAGCGACGAGGGGAACACTATGTCTACAAAACATTCATCACT TGTTCCACCCTGATGTTAATCGAGAGTGCCAAGGACTCGCTGTGCTTCAGTGTCACTCATTATAAACATCCCAAGCAGCCCCACACAGTGCAA GCCAAGACCGTGGAGGAGCGAAAGCTCTGGACCCATCACATTAAAAGACTAATTTTGGAAAATCACCAGGCCATCATTCCTCAGAAG GCAAAGGAGGCCATCTTGGAAATGGACTCCATAT ATCGTAAGTACCGCTACAGCCCAGAAAGAATGAAGAAGGCCGTCTCTTGCCAGTCAGATGAGTTCCCCAATGGTCGCCAGGGGCGACGGCAGTCAG AACCCAGCAAACAGATCCTGAAGAGTACCAAAG CTGTTCTGAAG GATGAGGATGGGAATGATGTAGTGGGGGAGTTTAAACAGGAGAATGGCGAGTCTACTGGTAAAGAAGATCAAGCGTGCAGGACTGAGACTTGCACACCTGAGCAG GGCCCGGAGGACAAGCCAGACGTGGAGATAAGTGCCACTGCAGCGCCTGCTGAAACGGCCATCAAGGCATCTGATGAACCTATTTGCTCTCAGAATGATGCTGAGCACAGGGTTGATTTAGAAAATGCAAAGGAGCAGGTTCTGGAGGCTTTCCCAATGTCGCAGCAAGACGAAACTCCCGCACTGTCGTCAGAGGATGAAGACGAGGGAGAAGCTGAAGTTCTGTCACCAGAGCGAGAGCCCAGCAGTATACTGCCACCCTCCGTGTTGGACCAGGCTGGTGCCATTGCTGAACACTTTATATGCCACACCCGCAGGAGCAGCCTTGCCGCCGATGACGTACGATCTCTTGGCTGTCCGTCCCCGCGTCAGCCGAGCAGGACCGGTAGCATCCTTAGCCTAGGTGGAGAAGCCCAAGATAGAGGGCAGCGGCTGAATAGCACCAGCTCCGATGCCCTTGGAATCTCAGTGACTCAAGACATCCTGGCAGGACCAGACCAGACGTTCCTCTCTCCCAGGGATGACTACCCCTTTGAGGCAGAACGGAGCATCTACAGAAGAAGAGACTCCATCCTGTCCAGGCAAGAACAGCTGCTTATTGACAAGATCAAGAGCTATTATGAAAACGCAGAGCACCAGGATGCCAGCTTTGGCCTGAAGCGCAGAGAGAGCCTCACCTACATTCCCACTGGTCTTGTACGGAATTCCGTGACCAGGCTCAACAGCATTCCCAAAGATGAATCTATGGAGAAGAAAGTCTCCTCATTGCTGCTTGCTTCCTCTGTTGTAAATGTATCAACACCCACAGACGGAGACCACATTGTCTTCAGCGCTTCCTTCGATTCTCTTGACTTCAGCAAAAAACAAGATTCAGATTTGGAAGAGTCCACAAATTATTCCCAGCTTGGTAAAACCAGGTCACAGAGCTTGAAGGAAGCTTCTGTCCAGGACGAGGAGTTCATTCCTTCATCTGACATGATCAAGGTGTGgcaggagatggagagagaggtcACCAAATCTCAGGCAGTAGCTAGGGGACACCAGAAACTCAAGGAGCTCAGTCCTGGCCCATCCAGGAGGTGTCAGTTCTCCACGAGGTCCATGGATACTGAGCGCATTGACCCACTACTAGTAAATGAGGAGTCTGATCTGAGCACCATTACTGAGGAATCTGGCTCTCCTTCGCCCAACAAGGAAAGGCCTAAAGGTGTTTGGCGCACTGCAAGTCTGAATGAGCCTCTGCAGCCCTGGAGTAATGAAGGGAGGCTCCTCAGAGTCCCGGTTCCAAGGGTTATTCAGTTAAGGGCAGAAGCAGACATGGAGGAGGGAAGAGGAGAACCCGATGACTGTGATTCTGAATCAGCCCAGAACAACAAGGTGTTCCACCTGGCACGGAAGTACAGCCAACGCATCAAGTGCTCCAATCCTGTGGTCAGGCAAAGGAGTCAAGATGCTGAGAGCATACTTGGCAAGAGGAACCTGCCCTGTGTGCTCGAAGAGAACCCAGAGAAAGAAAGCAAAG ATAAAACGAGCCTGACCCTCTCCTTGGTACCACAAGACAAGATGAATCAACAAGGACTGAACACAAGAGCGCACGGCAGTTCACCTAGTCCTGCTCAGACACCAAGCTCTCTAGGAAGCCCCCGAGTCCTGTCTCCAGGACGGGCTCACGCTAAAAGCCCCCTTAGCCCTACACCCCTAGAGGGCTTCATCTGGCCTGACGTCCGCGAGCTGCGCTCCAAATACGCCAGTTCGGACGCTGCTGCTTCCCACATGGCAGCTGTGGGTCGGAGCCACTCGGTTCCTGAGAAAATGGTAGATGGTGGCCTGAGAAGGAGATCAAGCTACTCTTCCAGCCTTGTGTGCGAGTCGACGGCCCACAGACCCCACCCGAACCCGGACCCCGAGGAAGGTCACGTTCGGCAGCATCGCACCGGCTCCTTAGACCAGAAGTTGAGTCGTCTGCATTTGAGCGAGCTGGAGAACAAAATCCCGGTCGGGAGCGGCTACTACGTATCTGGAGAGGCCACCCTGGCCAATGACAAAAAGATGGTCGTGTTGGAGAAGTCCCCAGCCGAGCCAGCCGCGCAACCGCGGGCGGAGAAAGAGGACCACGACGACAAGTACGTGCAGATTCGCTCGCCGACCACGCGAGAGAAGATTTCCATCATGGCCGTCATCGACCGCTGCCGGGCCTATCAAGAGTCCGAAGAGTACAAGCTGCGCGAAGAGGGGGTCGCTAAGGCTGAGCCCACCCCCAGGAATGTGAGGGGGAAAGAGTTGGAAAAGATTCAGCTGGACGACGCCCCCAAAACCGCAATCGACAAAAAGGCAGAGGCGAGTCAACAAGGCGTGGTGAAAAACCTGCGAGAAAAG
- the LOC114803339 gene encoding pleckstrin homology domain-containing family G member 3 isoform X4 has protein sequence MFAFMDGLTSSALYKAVGLKPSPAFLVESPRLSTGSISSNERASTATLSDCSDHPNGQRPVSLVSTLSSGSGSSRDEGPASINPASGPSGGDDIDLELCPSGGGGESQEGRSQRFAQQNNNNAAGSQPLASLSPFAVKAMAPNPSLTYVDRVVMEIIESERMYVRDLRSIVEDYLAQIIDTGDLPIRPEQVCALFGNIEDIYEFNSELLQALDMCDNDPVAIARCFVLKSEYFEIYTQYCTNYPNSVAALTECMRNKILAKFFRDRQAALKRSLPLGSYLLKPVQRILKYHLLLQEIAKHFDPEEDGYEVVEEAIYTMTGVGWYINDMKRKHEHAVRLQEVQSLLINWKGPDLTTYGELVLEGTFRVHRAKNERTLFLFDRMLLITKRRGEHYVYKTFITCSTLMLIESAKDSLCFSVTHYKHPKQPHTVQAKTVEERKLWTHHIKRLILENHQAIIPQKAKEAILEMDSIYRKYRYSPERMKKAVSCQSDEFPNGRQGRRQSEPSKQILKSTKGCEIRTGLSAVLKHADSDGALPGNARPVQRAASISTLTSSIGEFETERPSMEEEEADSVGRLIPSEELRSGQTSGSDPITEEIQMEEIDPSDILMEDDQVADFASSMLAAISCWHYRARALLSMGFTTDEDGNDVVGEFKQENGESTGKEDQACRTETCTPEQGPEDKPDVEISATAAPAETAIKASDEPICSQNDAEHRVDLENAKEQVLEAFPMSQQDETPALSSEDEDEGEAEVLSPEREPSSILPPSVLDQAGAIAEHFICHTRRSSLAADDVRSLGCPSPRQPSRTGSILSLGGEAQDRGQRLNSTSSDALGISVTQDILAGPDQTFLSPRDDYPFEAERSIYRRRDSILSRQEQLLIDKIKSYYENAEHQDASFGLKRRESLTYIPTGLVRNSVTRLNSIPKDESMEKKVSSLLLASSVVNVSTPTDGDHIVFSASFDSLDFSKKQDSDLEESTNYSQLGKTRSQSLKEASVQDEEFIPSSDMIKVWQEMEREVTKSQAVARGHQKLKELSPGPSRRCQFSTRSMDTERIDPLLVNEESDLSTITEESGSPSPNKERPKGVWRTASLNEPLQPWSNEGRLLRVPVPRVIQLRAEADMEEGRGEPDDCDSESAQNNKVFHLARKYSQRIKCSNPVVRQRSQDAESILGKRNLPCVLEENPEKESKDKTSLTLSLVPQDKMNQQGLNTRAHGSSPSPAQTPSSLGSPRVLSPGRAHAKSPLSPTPLEGFIWPDVRELRSKYASSDAAASHMAAVGRSHSVPEKMVDGGLRRRSSYSSSLVCESTAHRPHPNPDPEEGHVRQHRTGSLDQKLSRLHLSELENKIPVGSGYYVSGEATLANDKKMVVLEKSPAEPAAQPRAEKEDHDDKYVQIRSPTTREKISIMAVIDRCRAYQESEEYKLREEGVAKAEPTPRNVRGKELEKIQLDDAPKTAIDKKAEASQQGVVKNLREKFLNLR, from the exons ATGTTCGCGTTTATGG ATGGACTCACCAGTTCAGCGCTTTACAAGGCGGTCGGGCTGAAACCTTCCCCGGCCTTTTTAGTTG AATCCCCTCGGTTGTCCACCGGCTCCATCAGCAGCAATGAACGGGCGTCCACAGCAACGCTCTCTGACTGTTCGGACCACCCGAACGGACAGCGGCCAGTAAGCCTGGTCTCCACCCTCTCCTCGGGCTCCGGCTCTTCCCGTGACGAGGGCCCCGCCTCCATAAATCCCGCTTCGGGGCCGTCCGGTGGGGACGACATTGACCTGGAGCTTTGCCCATCGGGGGGCGGCGGCGAGTCCCAGGAGGGTCGCTCCCAGAGGTTCGCGcagcagaacaacaacaacgcGGCCGGCAGCCAGCCACTGGCCTCCCTCTCGCCCTTCGCCGTTAAAGCCATGGCCCCCAACCCCAGCCTCACCTACGTGGACCGGGTGGTCATGGAGATCATTGAGTCCGAGCGCATGTACGTGAGGGACCTGCGGAGTATCGTGGAG GATTACCTGGCACAGATCATTGACACGGGGGACCTACCAATCCGACCTGAACAAGTGTGTGCGCTCTTTGGCAATATCGAGGACATCTATGAGTTTAATAG tgAGCTGCTGCAGGCGTTGGACATGTGTGACAACGACCCCGTGGCCATCGCCCGGTGCTTTGTGCTCAAG AGTGAGTACTTTGAGATCTACACACAGTACTGCACTAACTACCCAAA CTCGGTGGCAGCTCTGACTGAGTGCATGCGGAATAAAATCCTGGCCAAGTTCTTCCGAGACCGTCAGGCTGCCCTAAAACGCTCGCTGCCGCTGGGCTCGTACCTGCTGAAGCCTGTACAGAGGATCCTGAAGTACCACCTGCTACTGCAG GAGATTGCTAAGCACTTTGACCCTGAAGAGGATGGTTATGAGGTGGTGGAGGAAGCTATCTATACCATGACTGGTGTTGGATGGTACATCAATGACATGAAGAGGAAGCATGAGCACGCAGTTCGCTTGCAG GAGGTGCAGTCTCTTCTCATCAACTGGAAGGGACCTGATCTGACCACCTACGGGGAGCTTGTGCTGGAGGGCACCTTCCGAGTCCACCGTGCCAAGAACGAGCGCACCCTCTTCCTCTTTGACCGGATGCTGCTTATAACCAAGCGACGAGGGGAACACTATGTCTACAAAACATTCATCACT TGTTCCACCCTGATGTTAATCGAGAGTGCCAAGGACTCGCTGTGCTTCAGTGTCACTCATTATAAACATCCCAAGCAGCCCCACACAGTGCAA GCCAAGACCGTGGAGGAGCGAAAGCTCTGGACCCATCACATTAAAAGACTAATTTTGGAAAATCACCAGGCCATCATTCCTCAGAAG GCAAAGGAGGCCATCTTGGAAATGGACTCCATAT ATCGTAAGTACCGCTACAGCCCAGAAAGAATGAAGAAGGCCGTCTCTTGCCAGTCAGATGAGTTCCCCAATGGTCGCCAGGGGCGACGGCAGTCAG AACCCAGCAAACAGATCCTGAAGAGTACCAAAG GCTGTGAAATACGGACGGGACTTTCAGCTGTTCTGAAG CATGCTGACAGTGACGGCGCCCTGCCAGGGAACGCAAGGCCCGTGCAGCGCGCCGCTAGCATCAGCACACTGACCTCAAGCATAGGCGAGTTTGAAACCGAGAGGCCTAgcatggaggaagaggaggcagaCTCAGTTGGGAGACTCATCCCCAGTGAAGAGCTGCGGTCTGGGCAAACCTCCGGCAGCGACCCGATAACAGAGGAAATTCAGATGGAGGAAATTGACCCGTCCGATATTTTGATGGAGGACGACCAGGTAGCCGACTTTGCCAGCTCCATGCTGGCCGCCATCTCCTGCTGGCATTATAGAGCCAGGGCTTTGCTTTCCATGGGGTTCACAACG GATGAGGATGGGAATGATGTAGTGGGGGAGTTTAAACAGGAGAATGGCGAGTCTACTGGTAAAGAAGATCAAGCGTGCAGGACTGAGACTTGCACACCTGAGCAG GGCCCGGAGGACAAGCCAGACGTGGAGATAAGTGCCACTGCAGCGCCTGCTGAAACGGCCATCAAGGCATCTGATGAACCTATTTGCTCTCAGAATGATGCTGAGCACAGGGTTGATTTAGAAAATGCAAAGGAGCAGGTTCTGGAGGCTTTCCCAATGTCGCAGCAAGACGAAACTCCCGCACTGTCGTCAGAGGATGAAGACGAGGGAGAAGCTGAAGTTCTGTCACCAGAGCGAGAGCCCAGCAGTATACTGCCACCCTCCGTGTTGGACCAGGCTGGTGCCATTGCTGAACACTTTATATGCCACACCCGCAGGAGCAGCCTTGCCGCCGATGACGTACGATCTCTTGGCTGTCCGTCCCCGCGTCAGCCGAGCAGGACCGGTAGCATCCTTAGCCTAGGTGGAGAAGCCCAAGATAGAGGGCAGCGGCTGAATAGCACCAGCTCCGATGCCCTTGGAATCTCAGTGACTCAAGACATCCTGGCAGGACCAGACCAGACGTTCCTCTCTCCCAGGGATGACTACCCCTTTGAGGCAGAACGGAGCATCTACAGAAGAAGAGACTCCATCCTGTCCAGGCAAGAACAGCTGCTTATTGACAAGATCAAGAGCTATTATGAAAACGCAGAGCACCAGGATGCCAGCTTTGGCCTGAAGCGCAGAGAGAGCCTCACCTACATTCCCACTGGTCTTGTACGGAATTCCGTGACCAGGCTCAACAGCATTCCCAAAGATGAATCTATGGAGAAGAAAGTCTCCTCATTGCTGCTTGCTTCCTCTGTTGTAAATGTATCAACACCCACAGACGGAGACCACATTGTCTTCAGCGCTTCCTTCGATTCTCTTGACTTCAGCAAAAAACAAGATTCAGATTTGGAAGAGTCCACAAATTATTCCCAGCTTGGTAAAACCAGGTCACAGAGCTTGAAGGAAGCTTCTGTCCAGGACGAGGAGTTCATTCCTTCATCTGACATGATCAAGGTGTGgcaggagatggagagagaggtcACCAAATCTCAGGCAGTAGCTAGGGGACACCAGAAACTCAAGGAGCTCAGTCCTGGCCCATCCAGGAGGTGTCAGTTCTCCACGAGGTCCATGGATACTGAGCGCATTGACCCACTACTAGTAAATGAGGAGTCTGATCTGAGCACCATTACTGAGGAATCTGGCTCTCCTTCGCCCAACAAGGAAAGGCCTAAAGGTGTTTGGCGCACTGCAAGTCTGAATGAGCCTCTGCAGCCCTGGAGTAATGAAGGGAGGCTCCTCAGAGTCCCGGTTCCAAGGGTTATTCAGTTAAGGGCAGAAGCAGACATGGAGGAGGGAAGAGGAGAACCCGATGACTGTGATTCTGAATCAGCCCAGAACAACAAGGTGTTCCACCTGGCACGGAAGTACAGCCAACGCATCAAGTGCTCCAATCCTGTGGTCAGGCAAAGGAGTCAAGATGCTGAGAGCATACTTGGCAAGAGGAACCTGCCCTGTGTGCTCGAAGAGAACCCAGAGAAAGAAAGCAAAG ATAAAACGAGCCTGACCCTCTCCTTGGTACCACAAGACAAGATGAATCAACAAGGACTGAACACAAGAGCGCACGGCAGTTCACCTAGTCCTGCTCAGACACCAAGCTCTCTAGGAAGCCCCCGAGTCCTGTCTCCAGGACGGGCTCACGCTAAAAGCCCCCTTAGCCCTACACCCCTAGAGGGCTTCATCTGGCCTGACGTCCGCGAGCTGCGCTCCAAATACGCCAGTTCGGACGCTGCTGCTTCCCACATGGCAGCTGTGGGTCGGAGCCACTCGGTTCCTGAGAAAATGGTAGATGGTGGCCTGAGAAGGAGATCAAGCTACTCTTCCAGCCTTGTGTGCGAGTCGACGGCCCACAGACCCCACCCGAACCCGGACCCCGAGGAAGGTCACGTTCGGCAGCATCGCACCGGCTCCTTAGACCAGAAGTTGAGTCGTCTGCATTTGAGCGAGCTGGAGAACAAAATCCCGGTCGGGAGCGGCTACTACGTATCTGGAGAGGCCACCCTGGCCAATGACAAAAAGATGGTCGTGTTGGAGAAGTCCCCAGCCGAGCCAGCCGCGCAACCGCGGGCGGAGAAAGAGGACCACGACGACAAGTACGTGCAGATTCGCTCGCCGACCACGCGAGAGAAGATTTCCATCATGGCCGTCATCGACCGCTGCCGGGCCTATCAAGAGTCCGAAGAGTACAAGCTGCGCGAAGAGGGGGTCGCTAAGGCTGAGCCCACCCCCAGGAATGTGAGGGGGAAAGAGTTGGAAAAGATTCAGCTGGACGACGCCCCCAAAACCGCAATCGACAAAAAGGCAGAGGCGAGTCAACAAGGCGTGGTGAAAAACCTGCGAGAAAAG